One region of Azoarcus sp. CIB genomic DNA includes:
- a CDS encoding shikimate kinase: MVLVILVGLMGAGKTTVGREYARRHRMRFVDCDHEIEARTGVKVSTIFEIEGEEGFRRRETQLIDELTQESDLVLATGGGVVLNPDNRAMMSERGVVVYLNVPTPVLWERTRHDRNRPLLQVPNPRERIESLYRERDPLYRSVADIIVDGGRGNPGGMVRVIEKAIENFKK, from the coding sequence TTGGTGTTAGTGATTCTGGTTGGCTTGATGGGCGCCGGGAAGACCACGGTAGGTCGTGAGTATGCCCGGCGTCATCGCATGCGCTTCGTCGATTGCGATCACGAGATCGAGGCTCGTACGGGGGTCAAGGTCTCCACGATCTTCGAGATCGAAGGCGAGGAAGGTTTCAGGCGGCGCGAAACTCAGCTCATCGACGAGCTGACGCAGGAATCCGACCTCGTGCTGGCGACCGGCGGCGGGGTCGTCCTCAATCCCGACAACCGCGCGATGATGTCGGAGCGGGGTGTCGTCGTGTACCTGAACGTACCGACACCCGTCCTGTGGGAGCGGACCCGGCACGACCGCAACCGTCCGCTGCTGCAGGTGCCCAACCCGCGCGAACGCATCGAGAGCCTCTATCGCGAACGCGATCCGCTGTACCGTTCCGTCGCGGACATCATCGTCGATGGCGGTCGCGGCAATCCAGGCGGGATGGTGCGCGTGATCGAGAAGGCCATCGAAAACTTCAAGAAGTGA
- a CDS encoding type IV pilus secretin PilQ — protein sequence MNHKRMIALLCAAFTLAVPAPAVLAQAASSQSQAATNRIEDLEVSQQGGSVLLKLTLKEPLAAPPASFSVANPARIAFDFPGTINGLGRSVQEIDQGDLRSANIVQSGDRTRLVLNVTKVTPFESRIEGRTVIISLGAAAPSGATTTQVSQAMANFAAPKRDAVAEGSSIRDINFRRGKDGEGRVVVQLSSPDAGIDIRQQGGGLVVEFLKTSLPEHLRRRSDVTDFATPVTSMTAQQQGDNVRLQVTPNGKWEHNAYQSDNQFVLEVRRVVEDPNKLVQGAGRGQYKGEKLSLNFQNIDVRSVLQVIADFTNFNIITSDSVQGNLTLRLKDVPWDQALDIILQAKGLDMRKSGNVIWIAPGEELATREKLQLEAKAQIGDLEPLQTESFQINYHKSKEIFDFLKSKDQTMLSKRGSVVVDERSNRLFVTDVSSRLAALASLIKDIDIPPRQVMIEARVVEANKDFARDLGVRLGYGDRKSKNLGEGAKIGFGSSEFGNFNSQTGEISTDPDSPINTIIHRVGENAVSGNGFLPTNPFGALNLTLFNRSLTRFLNLELAALESDGRGRVVSSPRILTANQVEATIKQGQEIPYVTPSSGTEPPTVSFKDAVLMLKVRPSITPDGRVQLKVEVSKDRADFSRSILGNPPIDKKSVTTEVMVENGGTVVIGGVFEEEETTTVNRVPLLGEIPYLGALFRSTNTQSARRELLVFLTPRIVSDTLTLK from the coding sequence ATGAATCACAAACGCATGATTGCGCTGCTGTGTGCGGCGTTCACCCTGGCTGTTCCTGCGCCCGCCGTCCTTGCGCAGGCTGCGTCGTCGCAAAGCCAGGCCGCGACGAACCGCATCGAAGACCTCGAGGTTTCCCAGCAGGGTGGTTCCGTGCTGCTGAAGCTCACGCTCAAGGAGCCCCTCGCCGCGCCCCCGGCGAGTTTCAGCGTTGCGAACCCCGCGCGGATCGCATTCGATTTTCCCGGCACGATCAACGGCTTGGGCCGCAGCGTGCAGGAAATCGACCAGGGCGACCTGCGCAGCGCGAACATCGTCCAGTCCGGCGACCGCACGCGCCTCGTCCTGAACGTCACCAAAGTCACTCCCTTCGAATCGCGCATCGAGGGGCGTACCGTCATCATCTCGCTCGGCGCCGCGGCGCCTTCGGGCGCCACCACGACGCAGGTCTCGCAGGCGATGGCCAATTTCGCCGCGCCGAAACGTGATGCGGTCGCCGAGGGCAGCAGCATCCGCGACATCAATTTCCGCCGCGGCAAGGATGGCGAGGGGCGGGTGGTCGTGCAGCTCTCCAGTCCCGACGCAGGCATCGACATCCGTCAGCAGGGTGGTGGCCTGGTCGTCGAGTTCCTGAAGACCTCCTTGCCCGAGCATCTGCGTCGCCGCTCGGATGTCACCGACTTCGCCACCCCGGTGACGTCGATGACCGCGCAGCAGCAGGGCGACAACGTCCGCCTGCAGGTGACGCCCAACGGCAAGTGGGAGCACAACGCCTACCAGAGCGACAACCAGTTCGTGCTCGAGGTGCGCCGCGTCGTCGAGGATCCGAACAAGCTGGTCCAGGGGGCTGGGCGCGGCCAGTACAAGGGCGAGAAGCTCTCGCTGAATTTCCAGAACATCGACGTCCGTTCGGTGCTGCAGGTCATCGCCGATTTCACCAACTTCAACATCATCACCAGCGACTCGGTGCAGGGCAACCTGACGCTGCGCCTCAAGGACGTGCCGTGGGACCAGGCCCTCGACATCATCCTGCAGGCCAAGGGCCTGGACATGCGCAAGTCGGGTAACGTCATCTGGATTGCTCCGGGCGAGGAGCTCGCGACGCGCGAGAAGCTGCAGCTCGAAGCGAAGGCGCAGATCGGCGATCTGGAACCGCTGCAGACCGAAAGCTTCCAGATCAATTATCACAAGTCGAAGGAAATCTTCGATTTCCTGAAGAGCAAGGATCAGACGATGCTGTCGAAGCGTGGCAGCGTCGTCGTCGACGAGCGGAGTAATCGGCTGTTCGTCACCGATGTCTCGAGCCGCTTGGCGGCCCTTGCGAGCCTCATCAAGGATATCGACATCCCGCCGCGCCAGGTCATGATCGAGGCGCGGGTCGTCGAGGCGAACAAGGATTTCGCCCGCGATCTCGGCGTGCGTCTGGGTTACGGGGATCGCAAGTCGAAGAACCTCGGTGAGGGGGCAAAGATCGGCTTCGGTTCGTCCGAGTTCGGCAACTTCAACTCCCAGACGGGCGAGATCAGCACGGATCCGGATTCGCCGATCAATACGATCATTCATCGCGTGGGCGAAAATGCGGTGAGTGGCAACGGCTTCCTCCCGACCAACCCGTTCGGCGCTCTGAACCTGACCCTGTTCAACCGTTCGCTGACGCGCTTCCTGAACCTCGAGCTGGCAGCCCTCGAATCGGACGGTCGCGGCCGTGTCGTGTCGAGCCCGCGCATCCTCACGGCCAACCAGGTCGAGGCGACGATCAAGCAGGGCCAGGAGATTCCCTACGTCACGCCCTCGAGCGGCACCGAGCCGCCGACCGTCAGCTTCAAGGATGCCGTGCTGATGCTGAAGGTGCGCCCGAGCATCACGCCGGATGGGCGCGTCCAGCTGAAGGTGGAAGTGAGCAAGGACAGGGCGGATTTCTCGCGCAGCATCCTCGGCAATCCGCCGATCGACAAGAAGAGCGTGACGACCGAAGTGATGGTCGAGAATGGCGGAACGGTGGTGATCGGTGGCGTATTCGAGGAAGAGGAGACCACTACGGTAAACCGTGTGCCGCTGCTCGGCGAGATCCCTTACCTCGGCGCCCTGTTCCGCTCGACGAATACGCAGTCGGCGCGTCGCGAGCTGCTGGTTTTCCTGACGCCGCGCATCGTCTCGGACACCCTGACGCTGAAGTGA
- the rfbD gene encoding dTDP-4-dehydrorhamnose reductase, with amino-acid sequence MRLLVTGANGQVGWELARSLMPLGDVIALDRSRCDLSRPETLAALVADLAPDVIVNAAAYTAVDKAESEEALATTINGIAPGELARAAKTVGALLVHYSTDYVFDGTKTAPYTEDDPVAPVNAYGRSKLAGEVAIRESGCDHLILRTTWVFASRGGNFVRTMLRLGAEREQLRVVADQHGAPTWARNIADATAQIVAQAQRERRERTFASGIFNLTSAGETSWHGFAEAIFATARTALPDLALKVAIVEPIPASAYPVPAARPANSRLAADRLAARFGIAMPHWQDALRRCVEDIAR; translated from the coding sequence ATGAGACTGCTCGTCACCGGCGCCAACGGTCAGGTCGGCTGGGAACTCGCGCGCAGCCTGATGCCGCTCGGCGACGTCATCGCGCTCGACCGCAGCCGCTGCGACCTGTCGCGCCCCGAGACCCTGGCGGCACTGGTTGCCGACCTCGCCCCCGACGTCATCGTCAATGCTGCCGCCTACACGGCCGTGGACAAGGCCGAGTCAGAGGAAGCGCTCGCGACCACGATCAACGGTATCGCACCGGGCGAACTCGCCCGCGCCGCGAAGACGGTCGGTGCGCTGCTCGTGCACTACTCGACCGACTACGTGTTCGACGGCACGAAGACGGCGCCCTACACCGAGGACGACCCCGTCGCCCCGGTCAACGCCTACGGCCGCAGCAAGCTCGCCGGCGAAGTGGCGATCCGCGAGTCCGGCTGCGATCACCTGATCCTGCGCACCACCTGGGTGTTCGCCTCCCGCGGCGGCAACTTCGTGCGCACGATGCTGCGCCTCGGCGCCGAACGCGAACAGCTGCGTGTCGTTGCCGACCAGCACGGCGCGCCGACCTGGGCACGCAACATCGCCGACGCCACCGCCCAAATCGTCGCCCAGGCGCAGCGCGAACGGCGCGAGCGTACGTTCGCGTCGGGCATCTTCAACCTCACCTCGGCCGGCGAAACGAGCTGGCACGGCTTCGCCGAGGCGATCTTCGCCACAGCCCGGACCGCGTTACCGGATCTGGCCCTGAAGGTCGCGATCGTCGAACCGATCCCCGCCTCGGCCTATCCCGTGCCGGCCGCCCGCCCGGCCAACTCGCGCCTCGCCGCCGACCGGCTCGCGGCGCGTTTCGGCATCGCCATGCCACACTGGCAGGACGCCTTGCGCCGCTGCGTCGAAGACATTGCACGCTGA
- a CDS encoding penicillin-binding protein 1A, with the protein MRWVFYPLAALIALVILGAATIAAVSAFAWPNLPSLDVLTDYRPKIPLRVYTSDGYLLGEFGEERRVVVAMDEVPTILKQAILAAEDERFYEHPGIDVIGIARAALANVVSGGRGQGASTITMQVARNFFLTREKTFNRKLYEILLALRIERSLSKDQIFELYINQIFLGQRSYGFSAAARAYFDKPLKDITVAEAAMLAGLPKAPSAYNPIANPRRAIQRQHYVLRRMVEAGFIDEKTFETARAEPLVLANGRSASSPLRGDFVAEMARQLAVEQFGDQAYDSGIRVITTVTRDEQQAAYKAVRQGVMDYDRRHGYRGPESFVDLNGVKANDEERLDELLSDVADYDDLIAALVLEASPKSVTVYRHGEVSKITGGGLAFAAPMLNERAPQARKVRRGAIVRLRDLGEKGWEIAQLPDVEAALIAVDSKTGAVRALIGGFDFNRSKFNHVTQALRQPGSSFKPFIYSAALERGFSPSSVEEDGPLFFPAGITGSKDWEPKNYDGKYEGPMTLREGLARSKNMISIRVLRSITPEYAQDYITRFGFDAAQHPPYLTMALGAGMATPWQMATGYAVFANGGYRVEPYVVKEMIDGQGHVVAKVDPPVAGESAPRVIDPRNAWLMTSMMQDVVRRGTATRALTLKRGELAGKTGTTNDYVDAWFAGFHPDLVAVSWMGHDQPRNLGRGETGGSAALPMWVNFMRTALKTLPEKSPARPDGLVAVHTGSGRDEFVYRENVPSEPFMLPTETENLPLPAEAPDEALPQIRPTAAPAPVVERTPIPVRRP; encoded by the coding sequence ATGCGCTGGGTCTTTTATCCCCTCGCGGCACTCATCGCTCTTGTCATTCTCGGCGCGGCAACCATTGCGGCAGTCTCTGCATTCGCATGGCCGAACCTGCCTTCGCTGGACGTTCTGACCGATTACCGCCCGAAGATTCCGCTGCGAGTATACACGTCAGATGGGTATTTACTCGGGGAATTCGGCGAGGAGCGGCGGGTCGTCGTGGCCATGGACGAAGTCCCGACGATTCTCAAGCAGGCCATCCTCGCCGCCGAGGACGAGCGCTTCTACGAACACCCCGGAATCGATGTGATCGGGATCGCGCGCGCCGCGCTCGCGAACGTGGTGTCGGGCGGACGCGGCCAGGGCGCGTCGACAATCACGATGCAGGTGGCGCGCAATTTCTTCCTGACGCGCGAGAAGACCTTCAACCGCAAGCTTTACGAAATTCTCCTTGCATTGCGCATCGAGCGCAGCCTGAGCAAGGATCAGATCTTCGAGCTTTACATCAACCAGATTTTCCTCGGTCAGCGCTCGTACGGATTCTCGGCCGCGGCACGCGCCTACTTCGACAAGCCGCTGAAGGACATCACGGTGGCCGAAGCGGCCATGCTCGCGGGGCTGCCGAAAGCGCCGTCTGCCTACAACCCGATCGCGAACCCGCGCCGGGCGATCCAGCGCCAGCATTACGTGCTGCGCCGCATGGTCGAAGCCGGCTTCATCGACGAGAAGACCTTCGAGACGGCCCGCGCGGAACCGCTCGTGCTGGCGAACGGGCGTTCGGCATCGAGTCCCCTGCGCGGCGACTTCGTTGCGGAGATGGCGCGCCAGCTGGCGGTCGAACAGTTTGGCGATCAGGCCTACGATTCGGGCATCCGCGTGATCACCACGGTGACGCGCGACGAGCAGCAGGCCGCCTACAAGGCCGTCCGCCAGGGAGTGATGGATTACGACCGGCGGCACGGTTACCGCGGCCCCGAGAGCTTTGTCGACCTGAACGGCGTGAAGGCGAACGACGAAGAGCGGCTCGACGAGTTGCTCTCGGACGTCGCCGACTACGATGACCTGATCGCCGCGCTGGTTCTCGAGGCGTCACCAAAATCGGTCACTGTCTATCGCCACGGCGAAGTCTCGAAGATCACCGGCGGGGGACTGGCCTTTGCGGCCCCGATGCTCAACGAACGGGCCCCGCAGGCACGCAAGGTGCGGCGCGGGGCGATCGTGCGCCTCCGCGACCTCGGCGAGAAGGGCTGGGAAATCGCGCAGCTGCCGGACGTGGAAGCGGCACTGATCGCGGTTGACTCGAAGACGGGTGCGGTTCGGGCACTCATCGGCGGCTTCGATTTCAATCGCAGCAAGTTCAATCACGTGACCCAGGCGCTACGCCAGCCGGGATCGAGCTTCAAGCCCTTCATCTATTCGGCGGCGCTCGAACGCGGTTTCTCGCCGAGCAGCGTCGAAGAGGACGGGCCGCTGTTCTTCCCGGCCGGGATCACCGGCAGCAAGGACTGGGAGCCGAAGAACTACGATGGCAAGTACGAAGGACCGATGACGCTACGCGAGGGGCTGGCACGATCGAAGAACATGATCTCGATCCGGGTGTTGCGCTCGATCACACCCGAGTACGCGCAGGACTACATCACGCGCTTCGGTTTCGATGCAGCCCAGCACCCGCCCTATCTGACGATGGCGCTCGGCGCCGGCATGGCGACGCCGTGGCAGATGGCGACCGGCTACGCCGTGTTCGCGAACGGCGGTTACCGCGTCGAACCGTATGTCGTGAAAGAGATGATCGATGGCCAGGGGCATGTCGTCGCCAAGGTGGACCCACCCGTCGCGGGAGAGAGCGCGCCACGCGTGATCGATCCGCGCAACGCGTGGCTGATGACCTCGATGATGCAGGACGTGGTCCGGCGCGGTACGGCAACGCGGGCGCTGACCCTCAAACGCGGCGAACTCGCCGGCAAGACGGGAACGACCAACGACTACGTGGACGCCTGGTTCGCCGGCTTCCACCCGGATCTGGTTGCCGTGAGCTGGATGGGGCACGACCAACCGCGCAATCTGGGACGCGGCGAGACCGGCGGTTCGGCCGCCCTGCCGATGTGGGTGAATTTCATGCGCACCGCGCTGAAGACCCTGCCGGAGAAGTCCCCGGCCCGCCCTGACGGGCTGGTCGCCGTCCATACGGGTTCGGGCCGCGACGAGTTCGTCTATCGCGAGAATGTCCCGTCCGAACCGTTCATGCTCCCGACGGAGACGGAGAACTTGCCCCTACCGGCCGAGGCTCCGGACGAGGCGCTGCCCCAGATTCGCCCGACGGCGGCCCCGGCCCCCGTGGTTGAGCGCACTCCGATACCGGTGCGGCGCCCGTAG
- the lysA gene encoding diaminopimelate decarboxylase: MTSRFPIPTLTEGSDGLQLEGVALAAIATQYGTPVYVYSRRALTEAFSAYREALAGRRGLVCYAVKANSNLGVLSVFAQLGAGFDIVSGGELARVLAAGGDAGKVVFSGVGKSRDEMRQALKAGIRCFNVESDAEIDRLNEVAGELGKVAPIAFRVNPDVDPKTHPYISTGLKSNKFGVAIDAAADLYRRAASLPNLRVSGVACHIGSQLLDPAPIAEAAGKILDLVDRLATEGITLDHIDLGGGLGIRYRDEQPPTVAGYLAPLLKLFEGRKEELCFEPGRSLVGNAGLLLTRIEYLKPGEEKNFAIVDAAMNDLARPALYDAYHEVVAVRPRTGAAKNYEIVGPICESGDFLAHDRELAVEAGDLVALLSAGAYGMAMSSNYNTRPRVAEVMVDGSRTHLIRRRETVESLYALESPLT, encoded by the coding sequence ATGACCTCCCGATTTCCGATTCCCACCCTGACCGAGGGCAGCGACGGCCTTCAGCTCGAAGGCGTGGCGCTTGCCGCCATCGCGACGCAGTATGGCACTCCGGTTTATGTCTATTCGCGCCGCGCGTTGACCGAGGCCTTCTCGGCCTACCGCGAGGCACTTGCGGGCCGCCGCGGGCTGGTGTGCTACGCGGTGAAGGCGAATTCGAACCTCGGCGTGCTGTCGGTGTTCGCGCAACTGGGCGCGGGCTTCGACATCGTCTCGGGCGGCGAGCTCGCGCGGGTGCTGGCCGCCGGCGGCGACGCGGGCAAGGTGGTGTTTTCCGGCGTGGGCAAGAGCCGTGACGAAATGCGCCAAGCGCTGAAGGCAGGGATCCGCTGCTTCAACGTCGAGTCGGACGCGGAGATCGACCGCCTGAACGAGGTCGCGGGCGAACTCGGCAAGGTTGCACCGATCGCCTTCCGCGTGAATCCGGACGTCGATCCGAAGACTCATCCCTACATTTCGACGGGCCTCAAGAGCAACAAGTTCGGCGTCGCGATCGATGCGGCGGCGGATCTGTATCGCCGCGCGGCGAGCCTGCCGAACCTGCGCGTGAGCGGCGTGGCGTGCCATATCGGCTCGCAGCTGCTGGACCCCGCACCGATCGCCGAGGCGGCCGGGAAGATCCTCGACCTCGTCGACCGGCTGGCGACCGAGGGGATCACGCTGGACCACATCGACCTCGGTGGCGGACTCGGCATCCGTTACCGCGACGAGCAGCCGCCAACGGTTGCGGGATACCTTGCTCCGCTGCTGAAGCTGTTCGAGGGGCGCAAGGAGGAGCTGTGCTTCGAACCGGGCCGCTCACTGGTCGGCAACGCGGGCCTGTTGCTGACGCGCATCGAGTACCTGAAGCCGGGCGAGGAGAAGAACTTCGCGATCGTCGATGCGGCCATGAACGATCTGGCGCGCCCGGCGCTGTACGACGCCTACCATGAGGTCGTCGCGGTGCGGCCGCGCACGGGTGCGGCGAAGAACTACGAGATCGTGGGACCGATCTGCGAGAGCGGTGACTTCCTTGCGCATGACCGCGAGCTGGCCGTCGAGGCCGGCGACCTTGTTGCGCTGCTGTCTGCGGGCGCCTACGGCATGGCGATGAGCTCGAACTACAACACCCGTCCGCGCGTCGCCGAGGTCATGGTCGATGGTAGCCGCACGCACCTGATCCGCAGGCGCGAGACCGTCGAGTCGCTCTACGCGCTCGAATCGCCGTTGACCTGA
- a CDS encoding type 4a pilus biogenesis protein PilO: MNVGKLQGIDFERLSQDFKGLDPNDPGAWPLAPRIAVFVALLVAVLALAWWFDWRDQVALLEQREAEEVQLRDDWVTKKKLAVNLDAYKLQLEETDRQFGALLKQLPNRAEMDSLLSDINQAGVGRGLQFELFKPGSESVKDFYAEMPIDVRIVGAYNDLGAFAEDVARMSRIVTLDNVAIETQKDGGLKLEAKAVTYRYLDEEELAQKRQQEKAAKTKGGK, translated from the coding sequence ATGAATGTCGGCAAACTCCAAGGCATCGATTTCGAGCGTCTCTCGCAGGATTTCAAGGGCCTCGATCCCAACGACCCCGGCGCGTGGCCGCTGGCGCCGCGCATCGCGGTGTTCGTCGCGTTGCTGGTTGCGGTCCTCGCTCTCGCATGGTGGTTCGACTGGCGCGATCAGGTGGCGCTCCTCGAACAGCGCGAGGCCGAAGAGGTGCAACTGCGCGACGACTGGGTGACGAAGAAGAAGCTTGCCGTGAATCTGGATGCGTACAAGCTTCAGCTCGAAGAGACCGACCGCCAGTTCGGCGCGCTGCTGAAGCAGCTTCCGAATCGCGCGGAAATGGACTCGTTGCTCTCCGACATCAACCAGGCTGGCGTCGGCCGCGGATTGCAGTTCGAACTCTTCAAGCCAGGCTCTGAATCGGTCAAGGACTTCTATGCCGAGATGCCGATCGATGTGCGCATCGTCGGGGCCTACAACGACCTTGGCGCGTTCGCCGAAGACGTTGCCCGCATGTCCCGGATCGTGACCCTGGACAACGTCGCGATCGAAACCCAGAAGGATGGCGGCCTCAAGCTGGAAGCGAAGGCGGTCACGTATCGCTACCTCGACGAAGAGGAGCTCGCGCAGAAGCGCCAGCAGGAGAAGGCCGCAAAGACAAAGGGAGGCAAGTGA
- a CDS encoding pilus assembly protein PilP: MKRLLILASALVLTACAGDQEDIQGWMTEQEKGMTGTIKPLPEIKPVPVVKYEAEGAADPFVMSRIEPETKTTRRGGPDLDRRREPLEAYPLESLQLVGVLTQNRKVHALVRADQNLHQVKVGNYMGQNFGLVTAISESEVTLKELVEDMNGDWVERISTLLLQEQQEARK, encoded by the coding sequence ATGAAACGCCTTCTGATACTTGCAAGCGCCCTTGTCCTCACCGCCTGTGCAGGCGATCAGGAGGACATCCAGGGGTGGATGACCGAGCAGGAAAAGGGGATGACCGGAACGATCAAGCCCCTGCCCGAGATCAAGCCGGTCCCGGTCGTGAAGTATGAAGCGGAAGGCGCTGCCGACCCCTTCGTGATGAGCCGCATCGAGCCCGAAACGAAAACCACCCGCCGTGGCGGCCCCGACCTCGATCGCAGGCGCGAGCCTCTCGAGGCCTATCCGCTCGAATCCCTGCAACTGGTCGGGGTGCTCACGCAGAACCGAAAGGTGCACGCTCTGGTACGCGCCGACCAGAACCTGCACCAAGTCAAGGTCGGCAACTACATGGGCCAGAATTTCGGACTGGTGACGGCGATCTCGGAGTCGGAAGTCACCCTGAAAGAGCTGGTTGAAGACATGAACGGCGATTGGGTCGAGCGCATCAGCACATTGCTGCTGCAGGAGCAGCAGGAGGCACGGAAATGA
- a CDS encoding PilN domain-containing protein: MIRINLLPHRELKRRERRQQFFVVSAAMVVAGLLVALVVHTVIAGYVERQERRNDFLKSEITKLDVQIAEIKRLREQIDALLARKQVIESLQTTRGQAVNVMNEFARRVPDGVYLRSIKQTGPKIALLGYSQSNSRVSALMRSLDESPYLANPGLVEIKAASVNKRRVSDFALNIGIEGPKAEGDQGARK, from the coding sequence ATGATTCGAATCAACCTGCTGCCCCATCGCGAACTCAAGCGCCGTGAACGACGCCAGCAGTTCTTTGTCGTGTCCGCCGCGATGGTCGTTGCCGGCCTGCTGGTCGCGCTGGTCGTGCATACAGTCATCGCCGGCTACGTCGAGCGTCAGGAACGCCGCAACGATTTCCTCAAGTCCGAGATCACCAAGCTGGACGTGCAGATCGCCGAAATCAAGCGTCTGCGTGAACAGATCGATGCCCTGCTCGCGCGCAAGCAGGTTATCGAGTCCCTGCAGACCACGCGGGGCCAGGCGGTGAATGTCATGAACGAGTTCGCGCGCCGCGTGCCCGACGGTGTGTATCTGCGCTCCATCAAGCAGACCGGCCCGAAGATTGCCCTGCTCGGCTACTCGCAGTCCAATTCGCGCGTTTCGGCGCTGATGCGCAGCCTCGACGAATCGCCCTACCTTGCCAACCCGGGGTTGGTCGAGATCAAAGCGGCATCCGTGAACAAGCGGCGGGTCAGCGATTTCGCCCTCAACATCGGTATCGAAGGGCCCAAGGCCGAAGGCGATCAAGGGGCCAGGAAATGA
- the cyaY gene encoding iron donor protein CyaY, which translates to MEESAFNALAEAELVRIEAALEACGAELDIETMPGGVLEIEFENGSKMVINRHSAAREIWVAAKAGGFHFRHDAGRWIAARDGVELYAMLSQLVSQQSGAPVAVKAG; encoded by the coding sequence ATGGAAGAATCGGCGTTCAACGCGCTGGCCGAAGCCGAACTCGTGCGGATCGAAGCCGCGCTCGAAGCCTGCGGTGCCGAACTGGACATCGAGACCATGCCCGGCGGCGTGCTGGAGATCGAGTTCGAGAACGGCAGCAAGATGGTGATCAACCGCCACTCGGCCGCGCGCGAGATCTGGGTCGCCGCCAAGGCCGGCGGCTTCCACTTTCGCCACGACGCCGGCCGCTGGATCGCCGCGCGTGACGGCGTCGAACTCTACGCGATGCTGTCGCAACTCGTCAGCCAGCAGTCCGGGGCGCCCGTCGCCGTCAAGGCAGGCTGA
- a CDS encoding pilus assembly protein PilM — MDFSLFRPKARQLVGLDISSSSVKMVELSEGEKGAYRMERYAIESLPRDAVVDGNIANLEGVSDAVMRAVRRMGGGIKQVAVALPASAVITKKMILPGGLRDQEMELQVESEASQYIPFALDEVNLDFQVVGPSPGSPEEVEVLIAASRKEKVEDRVAVVESAGLKAAVMDVESFAAEAAFELVARQLPGGGADKIVAVIDIGANVMNVSVLRNGQQLYAREQAFGGMQLTQEIARQYGMSVEDAEAAKRAGGLPEDYERDLMRPFMDSLALEVSRALQFFFTSTQYNQVDHIVLAGGCSVMPGLSDVVAGRTQVPSIVANPFVGMSMSSRVRPKNLLADAPSLMVACGLALRRFDS, encoded by the coding sequence ATGGACTTCTCCCTATTTCGCCCCAAGGCACGCCAGCTGGTCGGCCTCGATATCTCATCTTCATCGGTGAAGATGGTCGAGCTGTCAGAGGGCGAAAAGGGTGCGTACCGCATGGAGCGGTACGCCATCGAATCCCTGCCGCGTGACGCCGTCGTCGACGGCAATATCGCCAACCTCGAAGGTGTCAGCGACGCCGTGATGCGTGCCGTGCGCCGCATGGGCGGGGGCATCAAACAGGTCGCCGTCGCGCTTCCTGCTTCGGCCGTGATCACCAAGAAGATGATTCTGCCGGGCGGTCTGCGCGACCAGGAAATGGAACTCCAGGTCGAGTCGGAGGCCAGTCAGTACATTCCCTTTGCCTTGGACGAAGTCAATCTCGACTTCCAGGTGGTCGGCCCCTCGCCGGGCAGCCCCGAAGAGGTCGAGGTCCTGATCGCCGCATCGCGCAAGGAAAAGGTCGAGGACCGCGTCGCTGTAGTCGAATCCGCCGGCCTCAAGGCCGCGGTGATGGACGTCGAGTCCTTCGCGGCAGAAGCGGCCTTCGAACTCGTCGCAAGGCAGCTCCCGGGCGGCGGCGCCGACAAGATCGTCGCGGTGATCGACATCGGCGCTAACGTCATGAACGTCAGCGTCCTGCGCAATGGTCAGCAGCTCTATGCGCGCGAACAGGCGTTCGGCGGCATGCAGCTCACGCAGGAAATCGCGCGCCAGTACGGCATGAGTGTCGAGGACGCCGAGGCCGCGAAACGTGCGGGCGGCCTGCCCGAGGACTACGAGCGCGACCTGATGCGGCCCTTCATGGATAGCCTGGCCCTCGAAGTGTCGCGGGCGCTGCAGTTCTTCTTCACCTCGACACAGTACAACCAGGTCGACCACATCGTCCTCGCGGGCGGCTGCTCGGTCATGCCCGGTCTCTCCGACGTGGTGGCCGGCCGTACCCAGGTCCCGTCCATCGTCGCGAATCCCTTCGTCGGGATGTCGATGTCGTCGCGCGTGCGACCCAAGAACCTGCTGGCCGATGCACCGTCGCTGATGGTTGCCTGCGGACTGGCGCTCCGGAGATTCGATTCATGA
- a CDS encoding lipoprotein — translation MFAPSVSISVFSTDDTMRAIPTAAALCCALALSGCGIKGPLYLPQVPPAPAKAAPAAGVDHSKAPKATDDSR, via the coding sequence ATGTTCGCTCCTTCTGTTAGCATTTCCGTTTTTTCGACCGACGACACCATGCGAGCCATTCCGACCGCTGCCGCGCTGTGCTGCGCCCTTGCCCTGAGCGGTTGCGGGATCAAGGGGCCGCTGTATCTGCCCCAGGTTCCGCCCGCACCGGCCAAGGCTGCTCCAGCCGCCGGCGTCGATCATAGCAAAGCCCCCAAAGCGACCGACGACTCACGATGA